From Pirellulales bacterium, the proteins below share one genomic window:
- a CDS encoding plasmid partitioning protein RepB C-terminal domain-containing protein → MKIAFEEIGIRVAISDIQPLKLVSAALRRTPKYLQIATSIREVGIIEPPVIARDRESPGKYLLLDGHLRVEILKEIGAAEVGCLISTDDEGYTYNKRVNRLAIIQEHRMILKAIERGASDARIAKALNIDVKTLQVKKQLLAGICPEAVELLKDKHVTVKAFAALKKMIPLRQIEAADLMIAMNKYTVSYADSLLAATPQSQLVDPGKPKAPKGLSNEQLALMEHESVNLEREFKIAEQSYGTDHLDLVLAKGYVNRLLGNARVVRYLAQHQQELLSEFQKITESDNAVG, encoded by the coding sequence GTGAAAATTGCCTTCGAGGAAATCGGCATCCGTGTCGCCATCTCCGACATCCAGCCTTTGAAGCTGGTTTCTGCAGCTCTTAGGAGGACCCCCAAATATCTCCAAATCGCGACTTCTATCCGCGAAGTCGGAATTATCGAACCGCCTGTTATAGCGCGCGATCGGGAATCACCTGGAAAGTATCTTCTGCTCGACGGCCATCTTCGAGTCGAAATACTGAAAGAAATAGGAGCGGCAGAAGTCGGCTGCCTGATTTCTACGGATGATGAAGGATACACTTATAATAAACGCGTGAATCGTCTTGCTATCATCCAAGAGCACCGGATGATTCTGAAGGCGATCGAGCGAGGGGCTTCAGACGCGCGCATTGCCAAGGCGCTCAATATTGACGTGAAGACGTTGCAGGTGAAGAAGCAGTTACTTGCTGGGATATGTCCAGAGGCAGTTGAATTACTTAAGGACAAACACGTAACGGTCAAAGCATTTGCAGCACTTAAGAAAATGATACCACTGCGCCAAATTGAAGCTGCGGATCTCATGATCGCAATGAATAAGTACACCGTTAGCTATGCCGATTCACTCCTCGCGGCAACGCCGCAATCGCAACTCGTCGACCCTGGAAAGCCGAAAGCACCTAAGGGGTTGAGTAACGAGCAGCTGGCATTGATGGAGCATGAATCCGTCAATCTTGAGCGAGAGTTCAAGATTGCGGAACAATCCTATGGGACTGATCATCTCGATCTTGTGCTGGCAAAGGGGTATGTCAATAGACTACTCGGTAACGCACGTGTCGTTCGTTACCTCGCGCAACATCAGCAGGAATTGCTATCTGAGTTTCAGAAGATTA